One Oryza brachyantha chromosome 3, ObraRS2, whole genome shotgun sequence DNA segment encodes these proteins:
- the LOC102704596 gene encoding deSI-like protein At4g17486 has product MKLRTKRPGWKSLMPLKLSRKSALRFFLFPKVQAAGQSPDDTPVYLNVYDLTPMNGYVYWAGLGIFHSGIEVHGVEYAFGAHDYPSSGVFEVEPRQCPGFRFRKSIFLGTTCLDPLQVRQFMELQSVNYNGDTYHLITKNCNHFCKDMCYKLTGNKIPKWVNRLARIGAICNCLLPESLKISPVGHDPNSRPEDCEKRRLRNPLSCFSSISSQRQLPPSSPFPTSPVKEPLAYSSSRKSNAPSLRNR; this is encoded by the exons ATGAAGTTAAGGACAAAACGACCTGGATGGAAGTCACTTATGCCTCTGAAGTTGAGCAGGAAATCTGCATTGcgtttctttttgtttcccAAGGTTCAGGCGGCTGGTCAATCTCCAGATGACACACCAGTTTATCTTAATGTGTATGATTTGACACCCATGAATGGTTATGTATATTGGGCAGGCCTCGGTATATTTCACTCCGGAATCGAAG TACATGGTGTTGAATATGCATTTGGAGCACACGACTACCCCTCAAGTGGAGTATTTGAAGTAGAGCCTCGGCAATGTCCTGGTTTTAGATTCAGGAAATCGATATTTCTCGGTACAACATGCTTAGATCCCCTCCAAGTTCGGCAGTTCATGGAGCTACAGTCAGTGAACTACAATGGAGATACTTATCATCTCATCACGAAGAACTGCAACCACTTTTGCAAGGACATGTGTTACAAGTTGACTGGTAACAAAATTCCAAAATGGGTAAATCGCCTTGCCAGAATAG GTGCCATTTGCAACTGTCTTCTGCCAGAATCACTCAAGATCTCCCCAGTCGGCCATGATCCAAACAGTCGCCCTGAAGATTGCGAGAAAAGGCGGCTGAGGAACCCGTTGAGCTGTTTCTCTTCGATCTCGAGTCAGAGGCAGCTGCCCCCGTCTTCACCGTTCCCTACATCACCTGTGAAAGAGCCTCTTGCATACAGTTCATCAAGGAAATCCAACGCTCCATCGCTGAGGAATAGGTAG